The proteins below are encoded in one region of Ascaphus truei isolate aAscTru1 chromosome 10, aAscTru1.hap1, whole genome shotgun sequence:
- the RC3H1 gene encoding roquin-1 isoform X3, which yields MPVQAPQWTDFLSCPICTQTFDETIRKPISLGCGHTVCKMCLNKLHRKACPFDQTTINTDIELLPVNSALLQLVGAQVPEQQPITLCSGAEDTKHYEEARKCVEELALYLKPLSTARGVGLNSTTQSVLSRPMQRKLVTLVHCQLVEEEGRIRAMRAARSLGERTVTELILQHQNPQQLSSNLWAAVRARGCQFLGPAMQEEALKLVLLALEDGSALSRKVLVLFVVQRLEPRFPQASKTSIGHVVQLLYRASCFKVTKRDEDSSLMQLKEEFRTYEALRREHDSQIVQIAMEAGLRIAPDQWSSLLYGDQSHKSHMQSIIDKLQTPASFAQSVQELTIALQRTGDPANLNRLRPHLELLANIDPSPDAPSPTWEQLENGLVAVKTVVHGLVDYIQNHSKKGTDQQQPPQHSKYKTYMCRDMKQRGGCPRGASCTFAHSQEELEKFRKMNKRLVPRRPLSASLGQLNEVGLPTGGIHSDEGPMDLPSRKSTGLPNGIVSGGSVTQLISRGTDSGYESGMKPVKLDHLSSSAPGSPPELLESVPKTSMSALPVNSHPAPRVPSDLPQLPVSKQIQMVPRGSQMYAPSQADMFYHDPRGGAPQFEAAQYQQNVYYPPQSSQCVSRFNRPPPSAPDPAPTYLDHYAPYLQDRVVSTQYGTPTQQYPPMGQPMYPPHYENRRVYPSAAQSYQREEMVRGSPVPLDMPPTAVSPYVPEARERYQQVEGYYPVGPHPGQIRPSYHREPYGRLPPQHPSQSHPSLDELHRRRKEIMAQLEERKVISPPPFAPSPTLPHPFHSEEDLDEDLKLSGKYKWNDYSQYSPWSCDTIGSYIGTKDSKPKDVSAGGSVEVATVDSKTLRDHRMELQRRAAEAGEDDLIPFGDRPTVSRFGAISRTSKALYQIPGPIQQTLTAQGNASKSSISDYSPYSSHSGWGGPAYPPHQNLPQGHLSERERKSMSEVASHAKPLPTSDREQLRMELQQLNHQISQHTQMRGMEREASSHGSQQQQPPPPPPAKWSNMVSSEQLSMELHQVEREIGKRTRELSMESHSLGMKNKQDSNKVENGQLEPQAKVLQHDLPLTFSNEVPNGSGLSQDNMSMLSGKTASIALSEDPQAGGDKSEPLRTGVNSNTAP from the exons ATGCCTGTACAAGCCCCGCAATGGACCGACTTCTTGTCCTGCCCCATCTGCACCCAGACCTTCGACGAAACCATCCGGAAGCCCATCAGCCTGGGCTGCGGGCACACGGtctgcaaaatgtgtctgaacaAGCTGCACCGCAAGGCCTGCCCGTTCGACCAGACTACCATCAACACAGACATCGAGCTGCTGCCCGTCAATTCGGCCCTGCTGCAGCTGGTGGGAGCTCAG GTGCCTGAACAGCAGCCGATCACTTTGTGCAGCGGAGCCGAGGATACCAAACACTATGAGGAGGCTCGGAAATGTGTGGAGGAGCTGGCACTGTACTTGAAGCCCCTCAGCACTGCCAGAG GTGTGGGTCTAAACAGCACCACACAGAGTGTGTTGAGCCGCCCCATGCAGAGGAAGCTGGTGACGCTTGTACATTGTCagctggtggaggaggagggacgTATTCGAGCCATGAGAGCAGCTCGCTCGCTGGGAGAGAGAACAGTCACTGAGCTCATTCTGCAACATCAGAACCCCCAGCAGCTCTCCTCCAACTTGTGGGCAGCTGTCCGCGCCCGTGGCTGCCAGTTCCTAGGACCAG CCATGCAAGAAGAGGCCCTGAAGCTGGTCCTACTGGCTCTGGAGGACGGATCTGCGCTCTCTCGGAAAGTTCTGGTTCTGTTTGTGGTGCAGAGGCTGGAGCCGCGCTTTCCCCAAGCCTCGAAAACTAGCATTGGGCATGTTGTCCAGCTGCTGTATAGAGCCTCCTGCTTCAAG GTCACAAAGCGTGATGAAGACTCATCCCTGATGCAGCTGAAGGAAGAGTTTCGAACCTACGAAGCGCTGCGTCGAGAGCATGACTCCCAGATTGTCCAGATCGCTATGGAGGCCGGCTTGCGCATAGCACCCGACCAGTGGTCCTCTCTTCTGTACGGGGATCAGTCGCACAAATCCCACATGCAGTCCATCATTGACAAG TTGCAGACCCCGGCCTCATTTGCTCAGAGCGTCCAGGAACTGACCATTGCTCTGCAAAGGACCGGAGACCCTGCTAACCTCAACAGACTACGTCCTCACCTGGAGCTGCTTGCCAACATAGACCCAAGCCCAG ATGCCCCATCCCCTACGTGGGAGCAACTGGAGAACGGTCTAGTGGCAGTGAAGACAGTGGTGCATGGCCTAGTGGATTACATCCAGAATCACAGCAAGAAGGGGACTGACCAGCAACAG CCTCCACAGCACAGCAAGTACAAGACCTACATGTGCAGGGACATGAAGCAGAGAGGAGGCTGCCCCCGTGGGGCAAGCTGCACCTTTGCTCATTCGCAAGAGGAGTTGGAGAA GTTTCGTAAAATGAACAAACGCCTGGTTCCCAGGCGGCCCCTAAGCGCCTCGCTCGGTCAGCTGAATGAAGTGGGGCTCCCCACCGGGGGGATACACTCAGACGAGGGTCCCATGGACCTGCCCAGCCGCAAGTCCACGGGCCTTCCCAACGGCATTGTGTCAGGTGGCTCGGTGACGCAACTCATCTCTAGGGGAACAGACTCCGGCTACGAGTCGGGAATGAAGCCAGTGAAACTGGATCACCTAAGCAGCAGTGCTCCCGGCTCCCCTCCAGAGTT GCTCGAGTCCGTCCCCAAGACTTCCATGTCTGCCTTACCAGTCAATTCCCACCCAGCTCCTCGCGTACCCAGCGACCTGCCCCAGTTACCTGTGTCCAAACAAATCCAGATGGTGCCCCGGGGCTCCCAGATGTACGCTCCTTCCCAGGCAGACATGTTCTACCATGATCCTCGGGGAGGCGCTCCCCAGTTTGAGGCAGCTCAATATCAGCAAA ATGTCTATTACCCGCCTCAATCCTCGCAGTGCGTCTCCCGCTTCAACAGACCCCCGCCTTCCGCCCCTGATCCCGCCCCCACCTACCTCGACCACTATGCCCCCTACTTACAGGACCGGGTTGTCAGCACACAGTATGGCACACCCACCCAGCAGTACCCACCCATGGGGCAGCCTATGTACCCCCCTCATTATGAAAATCGCCGAGTTTACCCTTCGGCCGCCCAATCCTACCAGCGAGAGGAAATGGTGCGCGGTAGCCCTGTGCCCCTGGATATGCCTCCTACCGCCGTCTCCCCCTACGTTCCCGAAGCCAGAGAGCGATACCAACAAGTGGAAGGCTACTATCCCGTGGGGCCACACCCAGGACAGATAAGACCTTCCTACCACAGG GAGCCCTACGGTCGTTTGCCTCCGCAGCACCCATCGCAATCCCACCCCAGCCTGGACGAACTGCACCGCCGTCGCAAGGAGATCATGGCTCAGCTAGAGGAGAGGAAagtcatctctcccccaccctttgCACCCTCACCCACGCTTCCTCACCCCTTCCATTCAGAAGAG GACCTCGATGAGGACCTGAAATTATCTGGGAAGTACAAATGGAACGACTACAGCCAGTACTCGCCCTGGTCCTGTGACACTATCGGCTCCTACATCGGAACCAAAGACTCCAAACCCAAAGACGTTTCGGCTGGAGGCAGTGTGGAAGTGGCA ACCGTGGACAGTAAAACCCTGCGAGACCACCGCATGGAGCTCCAACGGAGAGCAGCTGAGGCCGGCGAGGATGATCTCATTCCCTTTGGTGACCGACCCACAGTGTCCCGCTTTGGTGCCATCTCCCGCACCTCAAAAGCCTTGTACCAGATACCTGGCCCCATTCAGCAGACTCTTACAGCCCAAGGAAATGCGTCCAAATCCAGCATTTCCG ATTACAGTCCATACAGTAGTCATAGCGGCTGGGGAGGTCCCGCATACCCACCCCATCAAAACCTTCCTCAGGGACATTTAAGTGAGAG AGAGAGAAAATCCATGTCAGAGGTTGCCAGTCACGCCAAGCCTTTGCCCACATCCGATAGAGAGCAACTCCGAATGGAACTGCAGCAGCTGAACCACCAGATCAGCCAGCATACACAGATGCGTGGCATGGAG AGAGAGGCGTCCTCACATGGAAGCCAGCAGCAACAGCCCCCTCCTCCACCGCCAGCCAAGTGGTCCAATATGGTGTCCAGTGAGCAGCTGAGCATGGAGCTGCATCAGGTTGAACGTGAGATTGGGAAGAGAACACGTGAGCTGAGCATG GAGAGTCATTCTCTGGGTATGAAAAACAAACAGGACTCCAACAAGGTGGAGAATGGGCAGCTGGAGCCACAGGCCAAGGTTCTGCAGCACGACCTCCCGCTGACATTCAG CAATGAGGTGCCAAATGGATCCGGCCTGAGCCAGGACAACATGTCCATGTTATCTGGAAAGACTGCGTCCATAGCCCTTTCCGAGGACCCCCAGGCCGGAGGGGACAAGAGCGAACCCCTGAGGACCGGAGTCAACTCCAACACTGCTCCGTAA
- the RC3H1 gene encoding roquin-1 isoform X1, whose protein sequence is MPVQAPQWTDFLSCPICTQTFDETIRKPISLGCGHTVCKMCLNKLHRKACPFDQTTINTDIELLPVNSALLQLVGAQVPEQQPITLCSGAEDTKHYEEARKCVEELALYLKPLSTARGVGLNSTTQSVLSRPMQRKLVTLVHCQLVEEEGRIRAMRAARSLGERTVTELILQHQNPQQLSSNLWAAVRARGCQFLGPAMQEEALKLVLLALEDGSALSRKVLVLFVVQRLEPRFPQASKTSIGHVVQLLYRASCFKVTKRDEDSSLMQLKEEFRTYEALRREHDSQIVQIAMEAGLRIAPDQWSSLLYGDQSHKSHMQSIIDKLQTPASFAQSVQELTIALQRTGDPANLNRLRPHLELLANIDPSPDAPSPTWEQLENGLVAVKTVVHGLVDYIQNHSKKGTDQQQPPQHSKYKTYMCRDMKQRGGCPRGASCTFAHSQEELEKFRKMNKRLVPRRPLSASLGQLNEVGLPTGGIHSDEGPMDLPSRKSTGLPNGIVSGGSVTQLISRGTDSGYESGMKPVKLDHLSSSAPGSPPELLESVPKTSMSALPVNSHPAPRVPSDLPQLPVSKQIQMVPRGSQMYAPSQADMFYHDPRGGAPQFEAAQYQQNVYYPPQSSQCVSRFNRPPPSAPDPAPTYLDHYAPYLQDRVVSTQYGTPTQQYPPMGQPMYPPHYENRRVYPSAAQSYQREEMVRGSPVPLDMPPTAVSPYVPEARERYQQVEGYYPVGPHPGQIRPSYHREPYGRLPPQHPSQSHPSLDELHRRRKEIMAQLEERKVISPPPFAPSPTLPHPFHSEEDLDEDLKLSGKYKWNDYSQYSPWSCDTIGSYIGTKDSKPKDVSAGGSVEVATVDSKTLRDHRMELQRRAAEAGEDDLIPFGDRPTVSRFGAISRTSKALYQIPGPIQQTLTAQGNASKSSISDYSPYSSHSGWGGPAYPPHQNLPQGHLSERERKSMSEVASHAKPLPTSDREQLRMELQQLNHQISQHTQMRGMEVASNRLLLQREASSHGSQQQQPPPPPPAKWSNMVSSEQLSMELHQVEREIGKRTRELSMESHSLGMKNKQDSNKVENGQLEPQAKVLQHDLPLTFSNEVPNGSGLSQDNMSMLSGKTASIALSEDPQAGGDKSEPLRTGVNSNTAP, encoded by the exons ATGCCTGTACAAGCCCCGCAATGGACCGACTTCTTGTCCTGCCCCATCTGCACCCAGACCTTCGACGAAACCATCCGGAAGCCCATCAGCCTGGGCTGCGGGCACACGGtctgcaaaatgtgtctgaacaAGCTGCACCGCAAGGCCTGCCCGTTCGACCAGACTACCATCAACACAGACATCGAGCTGCTGCCCGTCAATTCGGCCCTGCTGCAGCTGGTGGGAGCTCAG GTGCCTGAACAGCAGCCGATCACTTTGTGCAGCGGAGCCGAGGATACCAAACACTATGAGGAGGCTCGGAAATGTGTGGAGGAGCTGGCACTGTACTTGAAGCCCCTCAGCACTGCCAGAG GTGTGGGTCTAAACAGCACCACACAGAGTGTGTTGAGCCGCCCCATGCAGAGGAAGCTGGTGACGCTTGTACATTGTCagctggtggaggaggagggacgTATTCGAGCCATGAGAGCAGCTCGCTCGCTGGGAGAGAGAACAGTCACTGAGCTCATTCTGCAACATCAGAACCCCCAGCAGCTCTCCTCCAACTTGTGGGCAGCTGTCCGCGCCCGTGGCTGCCAGTTCCTAGGACCAG CCATGCAAGAAGAGGCCCTGAAGCTGGTCCTACTGGCTCTGGAGGACGGATCTGCGCTCTCTCGGAAAGTTCTGGTTCTGTTTGTGGTGCAGAGGCTGGAGCCGCGCTTTCCCCAAGCCTCGAAAACTAGCATTGGGCATGTTGTCCAGCTGCTGTATAGAGCCTCCTGCTTCAAG GTCACAAAGCGTGATGAAGACTCATCCCTGATGCAGCTGAAGGAAGAGTTTCGAACCTACGAAGCGCTGCGTCGAGAGCATGACTCCCAGATTGTCCAGATCGCTATGGAGGCCGGCTTGCGCATAGCACCCGACCAGTGGTCCTCTCTTCTGTACGGGGATCAGTCGCACAAATCCCACATGCAGTCCATCATTGACAAG TTGCAGACCCCGGCCTCATTTGCTCAGAGCGTCCAGGAACTGACCATTGCTCTGCAAAGGACCGGAGACCCTGCTAACCTCAACAGACTACGTCCTCACCTGGAGCTGCTTGCCAACATAGACCCAAGCCCAG ATGCCCCATCCCCTACGTGGGAGCAACTGGAGAACGGTCTAGTGGCAGTGAAGACAGTGGTGCATGGCCTAGTGGATTACATCCAGAATCACAGCAAGAAGGGGACTGACCAGCAACAG CCTCCACAGCACAGCAAGTACAAGACCTACATGTGCAGGGACATGAAGCAGAGAGGAGGCTGCCCCCGTGGGGCAAGCTGCACCTTTGCTCATTCGCAAGAGGAGTTGGAGAA GTTTCGTAAAATGAACAAACGCCTGGTTCCCAGGCGGCCCCTAAGCGCCTCGCTCGGTCAGCTGAATGAAGTGGGGCTCCCCACCGGGGGGATACACTCAGACGAGGGTCCCATGGACCTGCCCAGCCGCAAGTCCACGGGCCTTCCCAACGGCATTGTGTCAGGTGGCTCGGTGACGCAACTCATCTCTAGGGGAACAGACTCCGGCTACGAGTCGGGAATGAAGCCAGTGAAACTGGATCACCTAAGCAGCAGTGCTCCCGGCTCCCCTCCAGAGTT GCTCGAGTCCGTCCCCAAGACTTCCATGTCTGCCTTACCAGTCAATTCCCACCCAGCTCCTCGCGTACCCAGCGACCTGCCCCAGTTACCTGTGTCCAAACAAATCCAGATGGTGCCCCGGGGCTCCCAGATGTACGCTCCTTCCCAGGCAGACATGTTCTACCATGATCCTCGGGGAGGCGCTCCCCAGTTTGAGGCAGCTCAATATCAGCAAA ATGTCTATTACCCGCCTCAATCCTCGCAGTGCGTCTCCCGCTTCAACAGACCCCCGCCTTCCGCCCCTGATCCCGCCCCCACCTACCTCGACCACTATGCCCCCTACTTACAGGACCGGGTTGTCAGCACACAGTATGGCACACCCACCCAGCAGTACCCACCCATGGGGCAGCCTATGTACCCCCCTCATTATGAAAATCGCCGAGTTTACCCTTCGGCCGCCCAATCCTACCAGCGAGAGGAAATGGTGCGCGGTAGCCCTGTGCCCCTGGATATGCCTCCTACCGCCGTCTCCCCCTACGTTCCCGAAGCCAGAGAGCGATACCAACAAGTGGAAGGCTACTATCCCGTGGGGCCACACCCAGGACAGATAAGACCTTCCTACCACAGG GAGCCCTACGGTCGTTTGCCTCCGCAGCACCCATCGCAATCCCACCCCAGCCTGGACGAACTGCACCGCCGTCGCAAGGAGATCATGGCTCAGCTAGAGGAGAGGAAagtcatctctcccccaccctttgCACCCTCACCCACGCTTCCTCACCCCTTCCATTCAGAAGAG GACCTCGATGAGGACCTGAAATTATCTGGGAAGTACAAATGGAACGACTACAGCCAGTACTCGCCCTGGTCCTGTGACACTATCGGCTCCTACATCGGAACCAAAGACTCCAAACCCAAAGACGTTTCGGCTGGAGGCAGTGTGGAAGTGGCA ACCGTGGACAGTAAAACCCTGCGAGACCACCGCATGGAGCTCCAACGGAGAGCAGCTGAGGCCGGCGAGGATGATCTCATTCCCTTTGGTGACCGACCCACAGTGTCCCGCTTTGGTGCCATCTCCCGCACCTCAAAAGCCTTGTACCAGATACCTGGCCCCATTCAGCAGACTCTTACAGCCCAAGGAAATGCGTCCAAATCCAGCATTTCCG ATTACAGTCCATACAGTAGTCATAGCGGCTGGGGAGGTCCCGCATACCCACCCCATCAAAACCTTCCTCAGGGACATTTAAGTGAGAG AGAGAGAAAATCCATGTCAGAGGTTGCCAGTCACGCCAAGCCTTTGCCCACATCCGATAGAGAGCAACTCCGAATGGAACTGCAGCAGCTGAACCACCAGATCAGCCAGCATACACAGATGCGTGGCATGGAG GTTGCAAGTAACCGCCTGCTATTGCAGAGAGAGGCGTCCTCACATGGAAGCCAGCAGCAACAGCCCCCTCCTCCACCGCCAGCCAAGTGGTCCAATATGGTGTCCAGTGAGCAGCTGAGCATGGAGCTGCATCAGGTTGAACGTGAGATTGGGAAGAGAACACGTGAGCTGAGCATG GAGAGTCATTCTCTGGGTATGAAAAACAAACAGGACTCCAACAAGGTGGAGAATGGGCAGCTGGAGCCACAGGCCAAGGTTCTGCAGCACGACCTCCCGCTGACATTCAG CAATGAGGTGCCAAATGGATCCGGCCTGAGCCAGGACAACATGTCCATGTTATCTGGAAAGACTGCGTCCATAGCCCTTTCCGAGGACCCCCAGGCCGGAGGGGACAAGAGCGAACCCCTGAGGACCGGAGTCAACTCCAACACTGCTCCGTAA
- the RC3H1 gene encoding roquin-1 isoform X4, translating to MPVQAPQWTDFLSCPICTQTFDETIRKPISLGCGHTVCKMCLNKLHRKACPFDQTTINTDIELLPVNSALLQLVGAQVPEQQPITLCSGAEDTKHYEEARKCVEELALYLKPLSTARGVGLNSTTQSVLSRPMQRKLVTLVHCQLVEEEGRIRAMRAARSLGERTVTELILQHQNPQQLSSNLWAAVRARGCQFLGPAMQEEALKLVLLALEDGSALSRKVLVLFVVQRLEPRFPQASKTSIGHVVQLLYRASCFKVTKRDEDSSLMQLKEEFRTYEALRREHDSQIVQIAMEAGLRIAPDQWSSLLYGDQSHKSHMQSIIDKLQTPASFAQSVQELTIALQRTGDPANLNRLRPHLELLANIDPSPDAPSPTWEQLENGLVAVKTVVHGLVDYIQNHSKKGTDQQQPPQHSKYKTYMCRDMKQRGGCPRGASCTFAHSQEELEKFRKMNKRLVPRRPLSASLGQLNEVGLPTGGIHSDEGPMDLPSRKSTGLPNGIVSGGSVTQLISRGTDSGYESGMKPVKLDHLSSSAPGSPPELLESVPKTSMSALPVNSHPAPRVPSDLPQLPVSKQIQMVPRGSQMYAPSQADMFYHDPRGGAPQFEAAQYQQNVYYPPQSSQCVSRFNRPPPSAPDPAPTYLDHYAPYLQDRVVSTQYGTPTQQYPPMGQPMYPPHYENRRVYPSAAQSYQREEMVRGSPVPLDMPPTAVSPYVPEARERYQQVEGYYPVGPHPGQIRPSYHREPYGRLPPQHPSQSHPSLDELHRRRKEIMAQLEERKVISPPPFAPSPTLPHPFHSEEDLDEDLKLSGKYKWNDYSQYSPWSCDTIGSYIGTKDSKPKDVSAGGSVEVATVDSKTLRDHRMELQRRAAEAGEDDLIPFGDRPTVSRFGAISRTSKALYQIPGPIQQTLTAQGNASKSSISDYSPYSSHSGWGGPAYPPHQNLPQGHLSERERKSMSEVASHAKPLPTSDREQLRMELQQLNHQISQHTQMRGMEESHSLGMKNKQDSNKVENGQLEPQAKVLQHDLPLTFSNEVPNGSGLSQDNMSMLSGKTASIALSEDPQAGGDKSEPLRTGVNSNTAP from the exons ATGCCTGTACAAGCCCCGCAATGGACCGACTTCTTGTCCTGCCCCATCTGCACCCAGACCTTCGACGAAACCATCCGGAAGCCCATCAGCCTGGGCTGCGGGCACACGGtctgcaaaatgtgtctgaacaAGCTGCACCGCAAGGCCTGCCCGTTCGACCAGACTACCATCAACACAGACATCGAGCTGCTGCCCGTCAATTCGGCCCTGCTGCAGCTGGTGGGAGCTCAG GTGCCTGAACAGCAGCCGATCACTTTGTGCAGCGGAGCCGAGGATACCAAACACTATGAGGAGGCTCGGAAATGTGTGGAGGAGCTGGCACTGTACTTGAAGCCCCTCAGCACTGCCAGAG GTGTGGGTCTAAACAGCACCACACAGAGTGTGTTGAGCCGCCCCATGCAGAGGAAGCTGGTGACGCTTGTACATTGTCagctggtggaggaggagggacgTATTCGAGCCATGAGAGCAGCTCGCTCGCTGGGAGAGAGAACAGTCACTGAGCTCATTCTGCAACATCAGAACCCCCAGCAGCTCTCCTCCAACTTGTGGGCAGCTGTCCGCGCCCGTGGCTGCCAGTTCCTAGGACCAG CCATGCAAGAAGAGGCCCTGAAGCTGGTCCTACTGGCTCTGGAGGACGGATCTGCGCTCTCTCGGAAAGTTCTGGTTCTGTTTGTGGTGCAGAGGCTGGAGCCGCGCTTTCCCCAAGCCTCGAAAACTAGCATTGGGCATGTTGTCCAGCTGCTGTATAGAGCCTCCTGCTTCAAG GTCACAAAGCGTGATGAAGACTCATCCCTGATGCAGCTGAAGGAAGAGTTTCGAACCTACGAAGCGCTGCGTCGAGAGCATGACTCCCAGATTGTCCAGATCGCTATGGAGGCCGGCTTGCGCATAGCACCCGACCAGTGGTCCTCTCTTCTGTACGGGGATCAGTCGCACAAATCCCACATGCAGTCCATCATTGACAAG TTGCAGACCCCGGCCTCATTTGCTCAGAGCGTCCAGGAACTGACCATTGCTCTGCAAAGGACCGGAGACCCTGCTAACCTCAACAGACTACGTCCTCACCTGGAGCTGCTTGCCAACATAGACCCAAGCCCAG ATGCCCCATCCCCTACGTGGGAGCAACTGGAGAACGGTCTAGTGGCAGTGAAGACAGTGGTGCATGGCCTAGTGGATTACATCCAGAATCACAGCAAGAAGGGGACTGACCAGCAACAG CCTCCACAGCACAGCAAGTACAAGACCTACATGTGCAGGGACATGAAGCAGAGAGGAGGCTGCCCCCGTGGGGCAAGCTGCACCTTTGCTCATTCGCAAGAGGAGTTGGAGAA GTTTCGTAAAATGAACAAACGCCTGGTTCCCAGGCGGCCCCTAAGCGCCTCGCTCGGTCAGCTGAATGAAGTGGGGCTCCCCACCGGGGGGATACACTCAGACGAGGGTCCCATGGACCTGCCCAGCCGCAAGTCCACGGGCCTTCCCAACGGCATTGTGTCAGGTGGCTCGGTGACGCAACTCATCTCTAGGGGAACAGACTCCGGCTACGAGTCGGGAATGAAGCCAGTGAAACTGGATCACCTAAGCAGCAGTGCTCCCGGCTCCCCTCCAGAGTT GCTCGAGTCCGTCCCCAAGACTTCCATGTCTGCCTTACCAGTCAATTCCCACCCAGCTCCTCGCGTACCCAGCGACCTGCCCCAGTTACCTGTGTCCAAACAAATCCAGATGGTGCCCCGGGGCTCCCAGATGTACGCTCCTTCCCAGGCAGACATGTTCTACCATGATCCTCGGGGAGGCGCTCCCCAGTTTGAGGCAGCTCAATATCAGCAAA ATGTCTATTACCCGCCTCAATCCTCGCAGTGCGTCTCCCGCTTCAACAGACCCCCGCCTTCCGCCCCTGATCCCGCCCCCACCTACCTCGACCACTATGCCCCCTACTTACAGGACCGGGTTGTCAGCACACAGTATGGCACACCCACCCAGCAGTACCCACCCATGGGGCAGCCTATGTACCCCCCTCATTATGAAAATCGCCGAGTTTACCCTTCGGCCGCCCAATCCTACCAGCGAGAGGAAATGGTGCGCGGTAGCCCTGTGCCCCTGGATATGCCTCCTACCGCCGTCTCCCCCTACGTTCCCGAAGCCAGAGAGCGATACCAACAAGTGGAAGGCTACTATCCCGTGGGGCCACACCCAGGACAGATAAGACCTTCCTACCACAGG GAGCCCTACGGTCGTTTGCCTCCGCAGCACCCATCGCAATCCCACCCCAGCCTGGACGAACTGCACCGCCGTCGCAAGGAGATCATGGCTCAGCTAGAGGAGAGGAAagtcatctctcccccaccctttgCACCCTCACCCACGCTTCCTCACCCCTTCCATTCAGAAGAG GACCTCGATGAGGACCTGAAATTATCTGGGAAGTACAAATGGAACGACTACAGCCAGTACTCGCCCTGGTCCTGTGACACTATCGGCTCCTACATCGGAACCAAAGACTCCAAACCCAAAGACGTTTCGGCTGGAGGCAGTGTGGAAGTGGCA ACCGTGGACAGTAAAACCCTGCGAGACCACCGCATGGAGCTCCAACGGAGAGCAGCTGAGGCCGGCGAGGATGATCTCATTCCCTTTGGTGACCGACCCACAGTGTCCCGCTTTGGTGCCATCTCCCGCACCTCAAAAGCCTTGTACCAGATACCTGGCCCCATTCAGCAGACTCTTACAGCCCAAGGAAATGCGTCCAAATCCAGCATTTCCG ATTACAGTCCATACAGTAGTCATAGCGGCTGGGGAGGTCCCGCATACCCACCCCATCAAAACCTTCCTCAGGGACATTTAAGTGAGAG AGAGAGAAAATCCATGTCAGAGGTTGCCAGTCACGCCAAGCCTTTGCCCACATCCGATAGAGAGCAACTCCGAATGGAACTGCAGCAGCTGAACCACCAGATCAGCCAGCATACACAGATGCGTGGCATGGAG GAGAGTCATTCTCTGGGTATGAAAAACAAACAGGACTCCAACAAGGTGGAGAATGGGCAGCTGGAGCCACAGGCCAAGGTTCTGCAGCACGACCTCCCGCTGACATTCAG CAATGAGGTGCCAAATGGATCCGGCCTGAGCCAGGACAACATGTCCATGTTATCTGGAAAGACTGCGTCCATAGCCCTTTCCGAGGACCCCCAGGCCGGAGGGGACAAGAGCGAACCCCTGAGGACCGGAGTCAACTCCAACACTGCTCCGTAA